A single Patescibacteria group bacterium DNA region contains:
- the def gene encoding peptide deformylase, translating to MEKLEIKKYNDPILRQECQLINRIDKEIKDLAQEMLPIMYEQDGIGLAGPQVGINKQIVVVDIGRGPLVLINPRITQTSKKVSDLVEGCLSFPEIYVKISRPDDVVVEARDLKGNLIEVRGQGLMSHALQHEIDHLHGRVIIDYLKGFKKIKAKNKIKKLEKRLNEEN from the coding sequence ATGGAAAAGTTGGAAATCAAAAAATATAATGATCCTATTTTAAGACAAGAATGCCAGTTAATAAATAGAATAGATAAAGAAATTAAAGATTTGGCGCAGGAAATGTTGCCTATTATGTATGAACAAGATGGTATCGGTTTAGCTGGTCCACAAGTGGGTATTAATAAACAAATTGTAGTCGTTGATATTGGTCGGGGACCTTTGGTTTTAATTAATCCTAGAATCACACAGACGTCAAAAAAAGTATCAGATTTGGTTGAGGGTTGTCTAAGTTTTCCTGAAATTTATGTTAAAATTAGTCGACCAGATGACGTTGTGGTTGAAGCTAGAGATTTAAAGGGTAATCTAATCGAGGTGAGGGGGCAGGGCTTAATGTCACATGCCTTACAACATGAAATAGACCATTTACACGGTCGAGTGATTATTGATTACTTGAAGGGATTTAAAAAAATTAAAGCAAAAAACAAAATAAAAAAATTAGAAAAAAGATTAAATGAAGAAAATTAA